One window of Paludibacter propionicigenes WB4 genomic DNA carries:
- a CDS encoding PKD domain-containing protein, which translates to MKNIFKTGALAVLSLLMMTACDPQQNSDYALGAMPTADQLSFTATPTASKANIIDFANTSSVKGIATWDLNGSKAKGETTQATFPFKGEYTITMTLYTSGGSASITKKVVIANDDMSLLNTPMYNSLTGGASNLTGKTWVFDQYYDGHFGVGPFDANSPSWWSCPAEGKSKCSLYTQEFTFTQVGVKFGWKNNGYVYTNASGKTALAALGYSTSVVPPDGDFDVAYVPKTDYTFTLNETAKTITLSGGAFLGHFAGTSTYQILSISDDALYLKCVSTVEPGNGWWYRLVPKEKNIKPNIIIPLKEIALNEDFESATPKVVFAKEDMGSLTNAFYSNPAPVPVNTSSKAFLYQKSTGFYSNVFFQATGYKFDLSAQNKITLKVFIPSYNDYTTSNAVAGSWVTNTKLKPQVAVKLQDGSLGGNAYTTQTEIIKGDLATDKWIDLTFDFSSVSGRKDYDKIVIQFGAEGQAGTGIFYMDEFHFIK; encoded by the coding sequence ATGAAAAATATATTTAAAACAGGAGCGTTAGCAGTGCTTTCATTGCTTATGATGACAGCTTGCGATCCGCAACAAAATTCGGATTACGCTTTGGGAGCAATGCCAACAGCTGATCAGTTAAGCTTCACGGCCACACCAACAGCATCGAAAGCCAATATTATTGACTTCGCGAACACCTCTTCTGTAAAAGGAATTGCGACCTGGGATTTGAACGGTAGCAAAGCTAAAGGTGAAACTACACAAGCTACTTTCCCATTTAAAGGAGAATATACAATTACAATGACATTGTATACCTCAGGTGGATCGGCAAGTATCACCAAAAAAGTGGTCATAGCTAATGATGACATGTCATTGCTGAACACACCAATGTACAATTCATTAACCGGTGGAGCTTCTAACTTAACCGGTAAAACATGGGTATTTGATCAATATTATGATGGACATTTCGGAGTTGGTCCTTTCGATGCCAACTCGCCAAGTTGGTGGAGCTGTCCTGCCGAAGGAAAATCAAAATGTAGTTTATATACTCAGGAATTTACCTTTACACAAGTGGGTGTAAAATTCGGTTGGAAAAATAATGGTTATGTTTATACTAATGCATCTGGAAAAACTGCACTTGCTGCTTTGGGTTATTCAACCTCAGTTGTGCCACCGGATGGTGACTTTGATGTGGCTTATGTACCAAAAACAGACTATACGTTTACATTGAACGAAACGGCAAAAACAATCACACTTAGTGGCGGAGCTTTCTTAGGACATTTTGCAGGTACTTCTACTTATCAAATTTTGAGTATCTCGGACGATGCATTGTACCTAAAATGTGTAAGTACAGTTGAACCCGGTAATGGCTGGTGGTACCGTTTAGTTCCAAAAGAAAAGAACATTAAACCGAATATCATCATTCCATTGAAAGAAATTGCACTGAATGAAGATTTTGAATCGGCTACACCTAAAGTTGTTTTCGCTAAAGAAGACATGGGTTCACTCACAAATGCATTCTATTCGAATCCTGCTCCGGTACCTGTAAATACTTCTTCGAAAGCATTTTTATACCAAAAAAGCACTGGCTTTTATTCAAATGTTTTCTTCCAGGCTACAGGTTACAAATTTGATTTATCTGCACAAAACAAAATTACATTGAAGGTATTTATTCCTTCGTATAATGACTATACAACTTCAAATGCTGTGGCTGGAAGCTGGGTAACCAATACGAAACTGAAACCTCAGGTAGCTGTAAAACTTCAGGATGGAAGCTTGGGTGGAAATGCATACACCACTCAAACTGAAATAATCAAAGGCGATTTGGCAACTGATAAATGGATTGATCTAACATTCGATTTCAGCAGTGTTAGTGGTCGCAAAGATTATGACAAGATTGTTATCCAGTTTGGAGCCGAAGGTCAGGCCGGAACAGGTATCTTCTATATGGATGAATTTCACTTTATCAAGTAA
- a CDS encoding RagB/SusD family nutrient uptake outer membrane protein has product MKKYKFILLLAAAIGFVSCGDEFLTSHPTQSQEAGGAATEGAILSNLGSCYQILLFDSYAANNYNSIVLMSDLRSDDIYKGGGDAGDQGQLYRLSQLDATATELPGGLWNIYYSGLSRCNNVILACDNAVNVPEANLNQYKAEAHFLRAYYTHWLWKFWGNIPYFEADLAAPYMAKQYTADEIYTKIIADLDFAITGDKLPMRTTAANDGRVTKAAAQMLKARVVMYQKDATKYAEVLKDMTEIIKSNKYALVSDFSSIWLNTGEFGSESIFETNQLPEGKTWSSGWQGYGTNLPAFISPNNLSGQSLYIGGWGFGPVRTEAYSIYEAGDKRLVGTINKFDDGTYTPRFQNTGLFMSKYAARKGYNPPPGDIDLNFDNNLRIFRYAETLLNAAELMVMNNVAPVNGVTAQDCLDQIRQRAGLTSIPATAANIKLERRREFLGEGMRFWDIVRWGDTSLLTENKPAFSSVRTWADYKKYLPIPQSEIEKTEGEFKLKQNTGYN; this is encoded by the coding sequence ATGAAAAAATATAAATTTATTCTATTATTAGCGGCAGCAATAGGATTTGTGTCATGTGGCGACGAATTTCTGACCAGCCATCCGACCCAATCGCAAGAAGCGGGTGGAGCTGCTACTGAAGGTGCGATATTATCCAATCTGGGTTCTTGTTATCAGATTTTACTGTTTGACAGTTATGCTGCCAACAACTATAACAGTATCGTTTTGATGTCCGATTTACGGTCAGACGATATCTATAAAGGTGGTGGCGATGCCGGTGACCAAGGACAATTATACCGTCTTTCGCAATTGGATGCTACAGCTACTGAGTTACCTGGAGGCCTCTGGAATATTTATTATTCGGGCTTGAGCCGTTGTAACAATGTAATTTTAGCTTGTGATAATGCAGTGAATGTACCTGAAGCTAATCTGAATCAATACAAAGCAGAAGCACATTTCTTACGTGCTTACTACACTCATTGGTTATGGAAATTCTGGGGTAATATCCCTTATTTCGAAGCTGACTTGGCTGCACCTTATATGGCTAAACAATATACAGCCGACGAAATCTATACAAAAATCATTGCCGATTTGGATTTTGCAATCACAGGCGACAAATTGCCAATGCGCACTACTGCTGCTAATGATGGACGTGTAACCAAAGCGGCAGCGCAAATGCTAAAAGCCCGCGTAGTTATGTATCAGAAAGATGCAACTAAATATGCAGAAGTATTGAAAGATATGACTGAAATTATCAAAAGTAACAAGTATGCTTTAGTGAGTGACTTTTCATCGATATGGTTGAATACAGGTGAATTTGGCAGCGAATCTATTTTTGAAACCAACCAGTTACCTGAAGGAAAAACATGGTCATCAGGCTGGCAAGGATACGGAACTAACCTTCCTGCCTTTATTTCGCCGAACAACCTTAGCGGTCAATCGCTTTACATTGGTGGTTGGGGATTTGGTCCGGTACGTACCGAAGCTTACTCTATATACGAAGCAGGCGACAAACGTTTAGTCGGAACCATCAATAAATTTGATGATGGTACTTATACTCCACGTTTCCAAAACACAGGATTGTTTATGTCTAAATATGCTGCACGTAAAGGGTATAACCCTCCTCCGGGCGATATAGATTTGAACTTTGATAACAATCTACGTATTTTCCGTTATGCCGAAACATTATTGAATGCTGCTGAATTAATGGTAATGAACAATGTAGCTCCTGTAAATGGTGTAACAGCTCAGGATTGTTTGGATCAAATCAGACAACGTGCCGGATTAACTTCGATACCTGCTACTGCAGCTAATATCAAACTTGAACGTCGTCGTGAATTCTTAGGTGAAGGTATGCGCTTCTGGGATATCGTACGCTGGGGAGATACCAGTTTATTGACCGAAAACAAACCTGCATTTTCATCAGTAAGAACCTGGGCAGATTACAAAAAGTACTTACCTATTCCACAATCTGAAATTGAAAAAACAGAAGGTGAGTTTAAGTTGAAACAAAACACAGGCTACAATTAA
- a CDS encoding SusC/RagA family TonB-linked outer membrane protein, which yields MNKKSRQRCKNLNLHLNKLFISLICTATLLIISTASVSAATPIKGTITDEKTGTALIGVGVLVEGTTTGTTTDIDGHFTINVPSENSVLVISYIGYTKQKIKVGRQTNLKISLSEDSQNLDEVIVVGYGTQKKSVVTAAISRVTAEDLSKTTPSRIEDALKGKISGVQITQSSGQPGSDSKVRIRGIGTVNNSEPLYIVDGMAVGGGIDYLNPADIQSVEILKDAASAAVYGTRGANGVVLVTTKLGQKGKMAINYNVTYGIQNPWKKRSVLDATQYMTLMNEASINDGNAPKYTNTQISNAGKGTDWQDATFNYDAPVVSHQISASGGTDKATYFLSFGYFNQEGIVGGNFGKSNYNRYSLRSNNTYSVFETKTRDFLNKLRVGVNVNYSRTKSTGVETNSEYGSILGSALAFDPTVPVYALDPTAVLAAHPTAVKDKNGNVYSTPPAGFQEIANPVAMLDAPSKSTGNADKFVSSFWAEMDVIKDLKFKTNYGVDLAFWGNDGYAFPHFLATQGKDITQSSVHSEMHRGFTWQLENTLTYTKKIAEKHNLSVLLGQSAKKYTYRDLYGDDYNLLETNPDKANINSAIAARTLERVAGGTGGFTAQTLASYFGRLDYNYDERYIFQATVRRDGSSRFGSMHKWAIFPALSLGWNATNEKFMEGRPEWFSTLKFRGSWGKNGNENIGDFRYTSLMDGNQNYYFGSGTNSTMQYGTSPSVIANPEVKWEQSEQLDLGFESRYFNNALSFSFDYFKKKTNGMLMDLPIPAYVGKGAPIANVGDMENWGLEFETSYKLNVKDFTFNIGANASFLKNKLIKLGNASGEAIYENAGATGVGSYVKGKNGEVFPYFYGYKTGGILQTQAEANAYNSKYGEKAQPGDVIFMDIAGAKDANGNDIGDGKIDDNDKTKIGKGMPDWTFGLNLGAEWKGFDLTAFFQGTAGNDIFDYSQRGDITAMNRPSWALGRWIGEGTSNSIPRMTAVNPNRNWRSSDLYVKNGSYIRLKTLQFGYTLPQKLMRKVAVDRLRLFVTAENLLTLTKYDGFDPEIAAGGYTTIGVDKGIYPQARTISVGANITF from the coding sequence ATGAACAAAAAATCACGCCAAAGATGTAAAAATCTAAATTTACATCTAAACAAACTATTTATTAGTTTGATTTGTACTGCTACTTTGCTGATAATTAGTACAGCATCGGTATCTGCAGCGACACCTATAAAGGGTACTATTACAGACGAGAAAACAGGTACTGCTCTAATCGGTGTAGGTGTTTTGGTAGAAGGAACTACTACTGGTACTACGACCGACATCGATGGACATTTTACAATCAATGTTCCATCAGAAAATTCTGTTCTAGTAATTTCATACATCGGATACACTAAACAGAAAATAAAAGTAGGTCGACAAACAAATCTGAAAATTTCACTATCCGAAGACTCACAAAATCTTGACGAAGTAATAGTTGTAGGATATGGAACTCAGAAAAAGAGTGTTGTAACAGCTGCAATTAGCCGTGTAACAGCAGAAGATTTGAGCAAGACTACACCTTCACGTATTGAAGATGCCTTAAAAGGAAAAATTTCGGGTGTACAAATCACTCAAAGTTCAGGACAACCTGGATCGGATTCAAAAGTTCGTATTCGTGGTATTGGTACCGTAAACAATAGCGAACCACTTTATATTGTGGATGGTATGGCTGTTGGCGGTGGTATTGATTATCTGAACCCTGCCGATATACAATCAGTAGAAATATTGAAAGATGCAGCTTCTGCTGCCGTGTATGGAACACGTGGTGCCAATGGTGTAGTGTTAGTAACTACCAAACTGGGACAAAAAGGAAAAATGGCCATCAACTACAATGTAACTTATGGTATACAAAACCCCTGGAAAAAAAGATCAGTATTGGATGCAACTCAATACATGACTTTAATGAACGAGGCGTCTATCAATGATGGTAATGCTCCTAAATACACTAACACCCAGATTTCAAATGCAGGTAAAGGTACCGACTGGCAAGATGCTACCTTTAATTACGACGCTCCTGTGGTAAGTCATCAAATTAGTGCAAGTGGTGGTACCGATAAGGCTACTTACTTCCTATCATTTGGATATTTCAATCAGGAAGGTATCGTAGGTGGTAACTTTGGCAAATCAAACTACAATCGTTACAGTTTGAGATCAAACAATACTTACAGCGTATTTGAAACAAAAACACGTGATTTCTTAAACAAATTAAGAGTTGGCGTAAACGTAAACTATTCAAGAACAAAATCTACAGGCGTTGAAACAAACTCTGAATATGGTTCAATTTTAGGTAGTGCATTGGCATTTGACCCTACTGTTCCTGTATATGCATTGGATCCGACAGCTGTTTTAGCGGCTCATCCTACTGCTGTAAAAGACAAAAATGGTAATGTATATTCAACTCCTCCTGCAGGTTTTCAGGAAATTGCCAATCCGGTAGCAATGCTGGATGCACCTTCAAAATCGACAGGTAATGCTGATAAATTCGTAAGTAGTTTTTGGGCTGAAATGGATGTAATCAAAGATTTGAAATTCAAAACTAATTACGGGGTCGATCTCGCATTCTGGGGTAACGACGGTTATGCTTTCCCACATTTCCTTGCTACACAAGGTAAAGACATAACTCAAAGTTCTGTTCACTCTGAAATGCACCGCGGATTTACCTGGCAACTTGAAAACACGTTGACCTACACAAAGAAAATTGCAGAAAAACATAACTTATCCGTTTTACTCGGCCAATCAGCTAAGAAATACACTTATCGCGATTTATATGGCGATGACTATAACTTGTTAGAAACAAACCCTGACAAAGCCAATATCAACTCGGCTATTGCAGCCAGAACACTTGAAAGAGTTGCCGGTGGAACAGGCGGGTTCACTGCTCAAACATTGGCTTCGTACTTTGGCAGATTAGATTATAACTACGATGAACGCTATATTTTCCAGGCTACAGTTCGCCGTGATGGTTCTTCAAGATTTGGTTCTATGCACAAATGGGCAATATTCCCTGCATTATCATTAGGTTGGAATGCAACAAATGAAAAATTCATGGAAGGCCGTCCTGAATGGTTCAGCACATTAAAATTCCGCGGAAGCTGGGGTAAAAATGGTAACGAAAACATTGGTGATTTCAGATACACTAGTTTAATGGATGGTAATCAAAACTATTATTTCGGTTCAGGAACCAATTCAACCATGCAATACGGTACCAGCCCATCGGTTATTGCCAATCCGGAAGTAAAATGGGAACAATCGGAACAACTTGACCTTGGTTTTGAATCACGCTACTTCAACAATGCTTTAAGCTTTAGTTTTGATTATTTCAAGAAAAAAACCAATGGTATGTTGATGGACTTACCAATACCTGCCTACGTAGGTAAAGGAGCTCCGATTGCTAACGTAGGTGATATGGAAAACTGGGGATTGGAATTTGAAACAAGTTATAAACTGAATGTAAAGGACTTTACATTTAATATCGGCGCTAATGCTTCTTTCTTAAAAAATAAATTAATCAAACTGGGTAATGCATCCGGCGAAGCTATTTATGAAAATGCTGGAGCAACAGGTGTAGGAAGTTATGTAAAAGGCAAAAACGGAGAAGTTTTTCCATATTTCTATGGTTATAAAACCGGTGGAATTCTTCAAACACAAGCCGAAGCTAATGCTTACAATAGCAAATATGGTGAAAAAGCACAACCCGGAGATGTTATTTTTATGGATATTGCAGGAGCTAAAGATGCAAATGGCAATGATATAGGCGATGGCAAAATTGATGACAATGATAAAACCAAAATTGGTAAAGGAATGCCGGACTGGACTTTCGGTTTGAATCTTGGAGCAGAATGGAAAGGATTTGACTTAACTGCATTCTTCCAGGGAACAGCCGGTAACGATATTTTCGATTACTCACAAAGAGGTGATATCACTGCAATGAACAGACCATCATGGGCACTTGGCAGATGGATTGGTGAAGGAACTTCAAACAGTATTCCTCGTATGACAGCTGTAAATCCTAATCGTAACTGGCGTTCTTCAGATCTTTATGTTAAAAACGGATCGTATATTCGCTTAAAAACGCTGCAATTTGGTTATACATTACCTCAAAAATTGATGCGTAAAGTTGCCGTTGACCGCTTACGTTTATTTGTAACAGCCGAAAATTTATTGACGCTGACTAAATATGATGGTTTTGATCCTGAAATTGCAGCCGGTGGTTACACCACAATTGGTGTTGACAAAGGAATTTACCCACAAGCCAGAACGATTTCAGTAGGTGCTAACATTACTTTCTAA
- the bglX gene encoding beta-glucosidase BglX, producing MKKHVLLLLFTLICLTTLGQSKSNPAAQADLLIRQMTLDEKIGQLNQYTSDRNATGKITADGDKANQIRQGKVGSMLNVIGVEETRKLQELALQSRLKIPMIFGLDVIHGFRTTFPIPLGETATWDLELMEKTAHAAATEAAAYGIHWTFAPMVDISRDPRWGRVMEGAGEDTYLGCLVAKARVNGFQGNGLGNIDAIMACAKHFAAYGAGVGGRDYNSVDMSLRQLNETYLPPFKAAAEANVATFMNSFNDINGIPATANKYIQRDKLKKEWNYKGFVVSDWGSIGEMVAHGYAKNSYDAAMKAIIAGSDMDMESRCYKDNLKQLVLDKKIDIKLIDEAVKRILIKKFELGLFEDPFRFCNQERENKQTNNLANRELAREAGKKSIVLLKNDNLSTGKPLLPLSKQIKKVALIGPLFKATTANHGFWSVAFPDDSSRIISQYQGIKNKLDKSSEILYSHGCNINDNDKSGFEEAVATAKSADVVILSLGEAANMSGEAKSRSNLHLPGVQEELLKEIHKTGKPIVLLINAGRPLIFNWAGDNIPSILYTWWLGTEAGNSIADVLFGDYNPAAKLPMSFPRTEGQIPVYYNHYSTGRPAKDENDKNYVSAYIDLQNSPRYPFGYGLSYTKFDIDNLKLSSTELSNQKNKLTVTVDLTNSGNYDGEEVVQLYIRDLFGCVVRPVKELKGFQKVMLKKGETRQITFTLTPEDLKFFNNEIEYINEAGDYELFVGSSSDASLKANFKLIL from the coding sequence ATGAAAAAACACGTATTACTACTCCTCTTTACTCTTATCTGCCTTACTACTTTAGGGCAATCAAAATCAAATCCTGCAGCACAGGCTGACTTACTTATTCGTCAAATGACACTTGATGAAAAAATTGGACAGCTAAACCAATACACTAGCGATAGAAATGCAACCGGTAAAATAACTGCCGATGGAGATAAAGCCAATCAGATTCGCCAAGGAAAGGTCGGCTCCATGTTGAACGTGATTGGCGTTGAAGAAACTCGAAAATTACAAGAACTAGCGTTACAATCCCGCTTAAAAATCCCAATGATTTTTGGATTGGATGTAATTCATGGTTTTAGAACTACTTTCCCTATCCCACTAGGCGAAACAGCAACCTGGGACTTAGAATTAATGGAAAAAACGGCTCATGCTGCAGCCACCGAAGCAGCAGCTTATGGTATTCACTGGACCTTTGCTCCAATGGTAGATATATCGCGTGATCCTCGCTGGGGACGTGTTATGGAAGGAGCAGGCGAAGACACTTACCTGGGATGTTTAGTGGCTAAAGCCCGTGTAAATGGTTTTCAGGGAAATGGCTTAGGTAATATTGATGCTATAATGGCTTGTGCGAAGCACTTTGCTGCTTATGGTGCAGGTGTTGGTGGACGAGATTACAATTCTGTAGATATGAGTCTAAGGCAACTTAATGAAACCTATCTCCCACCCTTCAAAGCTGCTGCAGAGGCAAATGTAGCTACATTCATGAATTCATTTAATGATATTAATGGTATACCAGCTACAGCTAATAAATACATTCAACGCGACAAATTGAAGAAAGAGTGGAACTATAAGGGATTTGTAGTTAGCGACTGGGGTAGCATTGGTGAAATGGTTGCCCACGGATATGCAAAAAACAGCTATGACGCAGCTATGAAAGCAATAATCGCCGGTTCAGATATGGACATGGAAAGCAGATGTTATAAGGATAATTTAAAACAATTAGTGCTCGATAAAAAAATAGACATCAAACTAATTGATGAAGCTGTTAAAAGAATTTTAATAAAGAAATTTGAACTCGGCTTATTTGAGGATCCATTCCGGTTTTGCAATCAAGAAAGAGAGAATAAGCAAACTAATAATTTAGCTAACAGAGAATTGGCTCGTGAAGCAGGAAAGAAAAGCATTGTATTGCTAAAGAACGATAATCTTAGCACCGGAAAGCCTCTACTTCCACTTTCTAAACAAATTAAAAAAGTCGCCTTAATTGGACCTTTATTTAAAGCTACAACAGCCAATCATGGTTTTTGGTCAGTTGCATTCCCCGATGACAGCTCCCGAATCATATCACAATATCAAGGTATCAAGAATAAACTTGATAAAAGCTCAGAGATACTATACTCTCATGGCTGCAATATAAATGATAACGATAAATCTGGTTTTGAAGAAGCCGTTGCAACTGCTAAATCGGCAGACGTAGTTATCCTATCGCTAGGTGAGGCCGCCAATATGAGTGGCGAAGCCAAAAGTAGAAGTAACTTACATCTACCCGGTGTGCAAGAAGAATTACTCAAAGAGATTCACAAAACCGGAAAACCTATTGTTTTATTAATAAATGCCGGTCGTCCTTTAATCTTTAATTGGGCTGGGGATAACATTCCTTCAATTTTATATACCTGGTGGCTTGGCACCGAAGCCGGTAATTCTATTGCCGATGTACTGTTTGGCGATTATAATCCTGCAGCAAAACTACCCATGTCATTCCCTCGAACTGAAGGTCAAATTCCGGTATACTATAACCACTATAGCACGGGTAGACCAGCTAAAGATGAAAATGACAAAAACTACGTTTCAGCTTATATCGATTTACAAAATAGTCCACGATACCCATTTGGATACGGACTTAGTTATACAAAATTCGATATCGATAACCTCAAATTATCATCAACTGAATTATCAAATCAGAAGAATAAACTGACTGTGACAGTAGATCTCACTAATTCGGGCAATTACGATGGAGAAGAAGTAGTTCAATTATATATACGCGATTTGTTTGGATGTGTAGTTCGTCCGGTGAAAGAATTGAAAGGTTTTCAAAAAGTTATGTTGAAAAAAGGAGAAACCAGACAAATCACCTTCACCCTTACTCCAGAAGATTTGAAATTCTTCAATAACGAAATTGAGTATATCAACGAAGCCGGAGATTATGAACTATTCGTTGGAAGTTCTTCTGATGCCAGTTTAAAAGCAAACTTTAAATTAATATTATAA
- a CDS encoding glycoside hydrolase family 5 protein, whose product MKKKCYLKKYPILILCLLIQFYGIAAERNKTRFFNISGQNIIAPNGTNFQIKGTNLGNWLNPEGYMFLLDNVNSYRLIDQTLKELVGAERTNSFWKQFQEAYITRHDIAYIKKTGLNSIRIPFHYKLFTAEDYMGYNNPNRGFELLDRVISWCKMEGLYVILDMHDAPGGQTGDNIDDSYGYPWLFENKNDQALYCSIWSRIAKHYKSETCIIGYDLLNEPIAHYFENKNEINKNLEPVYKMAINAIRKYDKNHIVMLGGAQWDSNFEVFSDWHFDNKMMYTCHRYWSDTIQSSIQDFLDFRKKVNLPLYMGETGENKDEWISSFRKLLERNNIGWHFWPYKKLENKSGIVRIIVPEKWKLIVEYAKKDRSSFEKIRNSRPVQSDVLEAMNTLIINMKFENCKKNENYIKALGMTP is encoded by the coding sequence ATGAAAAAGAAATGCTATTTAAAAAAATATCCTATTTTAATATTGTGTTTGCTGATACAATTTTATGGGATTGCAGCTGAAAGAAACAAAACTCGCTTTTTTAATATTTCCGGACAAAATATTATAGCTCCGAATGGTACAAATTTCCAGATAAAAGGAACAAACTTAGGTAACTGGCTTAATCCTGAAGGATATATGTTCCTTCTCGACAATGTCAATTCTTATAGATTAATAGACCAGACATTAAAAGAGCTCGTTGGAGCTGAACGTACAAATAGTTTTTGGAAGCAATTTCAGGAGGCTTATATCACCCGACATGACATAGCTTACATAAAAAAGACAGGGTTGAACTCTATTCGTATTCCTTTTCATTATAAACTATTCACAGCTGAAGATTATATGGGATACAATAATCCCAATAGAGGGTTTGAATTGCTCGATAGAGTGATAAGTTGGTGTAAAATGGAAGGATTGTATGTTATTCTGGACATGCACGATGCACCGGGAGGCCAAACCGGCGACAATATAGATGACAGTTATGGATATCCCTGGTTGTTTGAAAATAAAAACGATCAGGCTCTGTATTGTTCAATTTGGTCGCGCATAGCAAAACATTACAAAAGCGAAACTTGTATTATTGGATACGACTTGCTTAATGAACCTATTGCACATTATTTTGAAAACAAGAATGAAATAAACAAAAACTTAGAACCTGTATATAAAATGGCAATCAATGCCATAAGAAAATATGACAAGAATCACATAGTAATGCTTGGTGGGGCGCAATGGGATAGTAATTTTGAGGTTTTCTCTGATTGGCATTTTGATAATAAAATGATGTATACCTGTCACCGATATTGGAGCGACACCATACAATCCAGTATTCAGGACTTTCTGGATTTTAGGAAAAAAGTAAATCTACCACTTTATATGGGAGAAACTGGTGAGAACAAAGATGAATGGATTAGTTCCTTTCGTAAATTATTGGAAAGGAATAATATCGGCTGGCATTTTTGGCCATACAAAAAACTTGAGAACAAAAGTGGAATTGTAAGAATAATTGTTCCTGAAAAATGGAAATTGATTGTAGAATACGCTAAAAAAGACAGAAGTAGCTTTGAGAAAATAAGAAATTCCCGACCAGTCCAGTCAGATGTTCTTGAAGCAATGAATACATTAATAATCAACATGAAATTTGAAAATTGTAAAAAAAATGAAAACTACATAAAGGCTCTGGGAATGACCCCATAA
- a CDS encoding NrtR DNA-binding winged helix domain-containing protein → MAIESESNPNRISQEAFEREFLPTLSVDCAIFGYDDNNLRVLVRREYIPLDGDVHLEWKLPGNHVKRTETIYDTAARILKEQTGLENIYVKQFSVFSDPERLKRNLVDYEWVRPRIVDDRVVTVGFYSLLNMNDIDNSMLIEDANWMNAYEVERLMFDHNEIFEEAFKKLRNDLLHDPLVFELLPEKFTLTQMQKLYETIFNTNYDKRNYRRKINKMEYLIPLDEFQTGVSHKPARLYSFNRDIYEETRTERFDFRM, encoded by the coding sequence ATGGCTATTGAATCAGAATCAAATCCAAATCGAATAAGTCAAGAAGCATTTGAAAGAGAGTTTTTGCCGACTCTATCCGTCGATTGTGCAATTTTTGGTTACGATGATAATAATTTACGCGTGTTGGTACGAAGAGAGTATATCCCGTTGGATGGAGATGTGCATTTAGAGTGGAAACTTCCGGGAAACCATGTGAAACGTACAGAAACAATATATGATACTGCTGCACGTATTCTCAAGGAACAAACGGGACTTGAAAATATCTATGTAAAACAGTTTTCAGTTTTCAGTGATCCTGAAAGGCTAAAGCGAAATCTGGTTGACTATGAGTGGGTTCGCCCTCGAATTGTGGATGATAGAGTTGTTACTGTTGGTTTTTATTCACTATTGAATATGAATGACATTGATAACAGCATGCTTATTGAGGACGCGAATTGGATGAATGCTTATGAAGTAGAACGCCTAATGTTCGACCACAACGAAATCTTTGAGGAAGCATTTAAGAAGCTAAGAAACGACTTATTGCACGACCCATTAGTGTTTGAATTACTTCCGGAAAAATTTACGCTCACTCAAATGCAGAAGTTGTATGAAACTATTTTCAATACAAACTACGATAAACGAAATTATCGTAGAAAGATCAATAAAATGGAATACCTTATTCCGTTAGATGAGTTTCAAACAGGCGTGTCTCACAAGCCAGCCAGATTGTATAGTTTTAATCGTGATATTTACGAAGAAACCCGTACAGAGCGATTTGATTTCCGAATGTAA
- a CDS encoding SemiSWEET family sugar transporter, with the protein MTSVETVGFFASVLSVLNQFPQAIKVFKSKDTHSISLVMYCIVVVCITMWLVYGIMLRDAPLIWANALSLLPITYIFIMKLSNTIKGKDKLSI; encoded by the coding sequence ATGACCTCTGTTGAAACCGTCGGTTTTTTTGCTTCTGTACTATCAGTGTTAAATCAATTTCCTCAGGCAATCAAAGTTTTCAAATCAAAAGACACGCACAGTATTTCGCTTGTAATGTATTGCATTGTAGTTGTGTGTATTACAATGTGGCTGGTATACGGAATTATGCTACGCGATGCCCCATTAATATGGGCTAACGCGTTGTCACTTTTGCCAATTACCTACATCTTTATCATGAAACTCAGTAATACGATTAAAGGTAAAGATAAACTGTCAATATAA